Proteins encoded together in one Planctopirus ephydatiae window:
- a CDS encoding DUF3500 domain-containing protein, which translates to MELNRRLFLGALAAGYGALRTVSLSTTQANETAAGQPSVAGSRMVTAASKFLQSLTDEQRALVQFAYDDPERLNWHFIPKPRKGIKLRALTGPARKAAFALLKSGLTETGYDQAIKIMSLEEVLFLYEAGDREKRRERRDPELYHFSIFGTPGMGAWGYRIEGHHLSLNYTLDGDRIVATTPEFYGCNPATMESVPGRVLRVLGNEEDFARQAITLASESGRAKATISQEPPKDVAGPGAAQPVVEAPIGVLLPELGMASVEKVRALVGEYLANMPEEVAQRRLAEIERSGWDQVHFAWWGGIKQYQPHHYRVQGPTFIIEYNNTQDGANHIHSMWRDVRGDFGKSLT; encoded by the coding sequence ATGGAATTGAACCGACGATTGTTTCTGGGAGCACTGGCAGCCGGCTATGGTGCGCTGCGTACGGTTTCTTTGAGTACGACACAGGCGAACGAAACCGCTGCAGGACAACCCTCGGTGGCGGGCTCTCGGATGGTGACTGCTGCCAGCAAGTTTCTGCAGTCGCTCACTGACGAACAACGGGCTCTCGTACAATTTGCCTACGACGACCCGGAGCGTCTTAACTGGCACTTCATTCCCAAGCCTCGCAAAGGGATCAAGCTGCGAGCATTGACAGGGCCTGCCCGCAAGGCAGCCTTTGCGTTGCTCAAAAGTGGCCTCACCGAGACGGGCTATGATCAGGCCATCAAGATTATGAGTCTCGAAGAGGTTCTCTTTTTGTACGAGGCTGGTGATCGCGAAAAACGCCGCGAACGTCGCGATCCCGAACTATACCACTTCAGCATCTTCGGTACCCCCGGCATGGGAGCCTGGGGTTATCGCATCGAAGGTCATCATCTCTCGCTCAACTACACACTCGATGGCGACCGGATTGTTGCGACCACACCCGAGTTCTATGGCTGTAACCCGGCCACCATGGAATCTGTTCCGGGCCGTGTCCTGAGGGTGCTGGGCAACGAAGAAGACTTTGCCCGTCAGGCGATCACTCTGGCCAGTGAATCCGGACGTGCGAAAGCCACGATTTCGCAGGAACCACCCAAAGATGTTGCCGGGCCGGGAGCCGCTCAACCTGTGGTCGAAGCTCCGATCGGAGTGCTTCTGCCCGAACTGGGGATGGCATCCGTCGAAAAAGTGCGGGCTCTCGTGGGCGAGTATCTGGCGAACATGCCGGAAGAAGTGGCACAGCGACGACTCGCCGAGATTGAGCGTTCGGGCTGGGATCAGGTTCACTTTGCCTGGTGGGGCGGGATCAAGCAGTATCAGCCGCACCATTATCGCGTTCAGGGGCCGACGTTCATCATCGAATACAACAACACCCAGGATGGTGCTAACCACATTCATTCGATGTGGCGGGATGTGCGGGGAGATTTTGGGAAGTCGTTGACGTAA
- a CDS encoding DUF1559 domain-containing protein: MKTLKTWSRRRGCSARAGFTLIELLVVIFIIALLIALLIPAVQMAREAARRTACRSNLKQLALALHTYQERHQVLPPGTQIDDVRPPRDVPGRGAIRFTKHFPWLVMILPDIDQGVMYAQFNFDLDCQYDHRPLTSQQLKILQCASDPAAGQPVYWDRPYYEGPWGSNNYLGVSGTNMATSKSYAWQCAEYDREAGKAPIQSGLLYENSSCRLRDVTDGTSQTLLLGERGIVQQWGKWGGAGVEQRCPFGIGDTVLPGTIDDQLYPGGLRERQETISDRLFWWSWHGGVVHMAFADGSVRGVSVSTDRGVLTAWSTRAGGEVGIE, encoded by the coding sequence ATGAAGACCCTGAAAACGTGGAGCCGAAGGCGAGGATGCTCAGCGCGAGCCGGTTTCACGCTCATCGAACTGCTGGTCGTCATCTTCATCATTGCGTTACTGATAGCGCTGTTGATTCCTGCTGTGCAGATGGCGCGGGAAGCGGCCCGGCGAACGGCATGCCGGTCGAATCTGAAGCAGTTGGCACTGGCTTTACATACCTATCAAGAGCGGCATCAGGTGCTGCCGCCGGGAACGCAGATTGATGATGTCAGGCCGCCGCGGGATGTTCCCGGCCGGGGAGCGATCCGCTTCACGAAGCACTTCCCATGGCTCGTGATGATCCTGCCGGATATCGATCAGGGGGTGATGTACGCACAATTCAATTTCGATCTCGATTGCCAGTACGACCATCGCCCGCTCACCAGCCAGCAACTGAAGATCCTGCAGTGTGCTTCCGATCCTGCTGCGGGGCAGCCTGTCTATTGGGATCGACCTTATTATGAAGGGCCGTGGGGTAGCAACAACTACCTGGGAGTTTCCGGCACCAATATGGCGACTTCGAAAAGTTATGCCTGGCAATGTGCCGAGTATGATCGAGAGGCGGGGAAGGCGCCGATTCAAAGCGGATTGCTCTATGAGAACAGCAGTTGTCGTTTACGGGATGTGACCGACGGCACCAGCCAGACTCTTCTTTTGGGCGAACGAGGTATTGTGCAGCAATGGGGAAAATGGGGTGGAGCCGGTGTCGAGCAAAGGTGCCCGTTTGGTATTGGCGATACCGTGCTGCCGGGAACAATCGACGATCAGTTATATCCCGGCGGGTTGCGTGAGCGGCAGGAGACGATCTCAGATCGATTGTTCTGGTGGAGCTGGCATGGTGGAGTCGTCCACATGGCTTTTGCGGATGGATCGGTGCGTGGAGTTTCTGTTTCGACAGATCGTGGTGTGCTGACGGCATGGAGTACGCGCGCCGGTGGTGAAGTGGGGATCGAGTGA
- a CDS encoding DUF4381 domain-containing protein, giving the protein MLLSRCDHQCLSRRLVLFLVAMIFMAAGEESQSLFAKEGIDWQAQVVAGHERIRRQRANSILWLRQARPGWTPPFTEITKIWHLDGSFKFHTFEVPELTTTADVVDDVKLMKDPFSVRIVTPQFEFGLRRLYKEVDGVRVLDRLRRTTLSIDGEKLEMWQRRMSWTMSEHAWSSTTMCHLESSGLFAQPPRNTNAFGWTVDKFTVGPVAFEKLSSGLVRMSFATHSEMTDVRKKQIVSDVVEATADLDPAHNYRVVESDYIATGSQKVPGKEAAPAWHRVRIVNEYRAGFGRDVFPTHVVTQNWSSKERDKLYGEPNYSYEYFIDRVEFGEVRESDFRPEPYGIRPETLEIDPLPPPISWWVYGVYGGVITCVLIGLAWWFKRRRERLV; this is encoded by the coding sequence ATGCTATTGAGTCGATGCGACCATCAATGCCTGTCTCGACGACTTGTACTTTTTCTGGTGGCTATGATCTTCATGGCCGCAGGGGAAGAGTCGCAATCGCTCTTTGCAAAAGAAGGAATCGATTGGCAGGCCCAGGTTGTCGCAGGGCATGAACGCATTCGCCGGCAGCGGGCCAACAGCATTCTCTGGTTAAGGCAGGCGCGGCCGGGGTGGACGCCACCGTTCACCGAGATCACGAAGATCTGGCACCTCGATGGGAGCTTCAAGTTTCACACGTTTGAGGTGCCCGAACTGACGACAACGGCCGATGTGGTCGACGACGTCAAACTGATGAAAGATCCGTTCTCCGTACGGATCGTGACACCACAATTTGAGTTCGGTCTCCGCCGGCTCTACAAAGAAGTCGATGGAGTGAGGGTACTGGATCGCCTGCGTCGCACCACGCTGTCGATCGATGGCGAGAAGCTGGAGATGTGGCAACGGCGCATGAGCTGGACGATGTCCGAACATGCCTGGTCTTCGACGACGATGTGCCACCTCGAATCGAGCGGCCTGTTCGCCCAACCTCCCAGGAACACCAATGCCTTCGGCTGGACAGTTGATAAGTTCACCGTCGGCCCGGTTGCGTTCGAGAAGCTTTCTTCGGGATTAGTGCGTATGTCATTTGCAACACACAGCGAAATGACAGATGTGCGAAAGAAACAGATCGTGTCGGATGTGGTCGAGGCCACGGCTGATCTTGACCCCGCCCACAACTATCGCGTCGTCGAATCAGATTACATAGCGACAGGTAGCCAAAAGGTTCCCGGAAAAGAGGCGGCCCCTGCCTGGCATCGAGTAAGGATCGTTAACGAATACCGGGCGGGTTTTGGTCGTGATGTGTTCCCCACCCATGTTGTCACCCAGAATTGGAGCAGCAAGGAGCGTGATAAGCTTTATGGGGAACCAAACTATAGCTACGAATACTTTATCGACAGGGTGGAGTTCGGCGAGGTGCGGGAATCCGACTTCAGGCCAGAACCTTACGGGATCCGCCCCGAAACCCTGGAGATCGACCCTTTGCCACCGCCGATATCGTGGTGGGTCTATGGAGTCTATGGCGGTGTCATCACCTGTGTGTTGATTGGGCTGGCATGGTGGTTCAAACGTCGGCGGGAGAGACTGGTATGA
- a CDS encoding Gfo/Idh/MocA family protein, with the protein MLTRRTFFQSSIVAGGSLVAGAPLVLPARLFGAQAPSERVRVGFIGTGNQGMGLLKRFLAAELGEVVAVCDVNEGSFGYKELDHFYGRLPAKQLVEADAKKRIKSGVVPTCEAYADFRKLLDRQDIDAVVIVVPDHWHRIISVLALEAGKDVYCEKPLTFSVADGRPLIDAVRKHKKVFQTGSHERSNPVSQFVCEAAKSGKIGTLQKIVTKVGYNNKVGPGPGWQPMPVPATFDYRAWLGPAPEAAYHVDRCLYRFRFHYDYSGGQITNFGAHCNDMAHWGMGLDVGGPTEIECLDAKFLPAGSLFNTATETRFRCKYANGVELICESGPEMVQTRFEGTTGWLQTGYKGTTASDPALLKDCPPAAKGTSDPHSAHLANFVECVKTRKEPRAPVEVGNSSAVLCHIANAMIRLFPETGPVVAKWDAQNEKFIDNDDANRMLVREVRNPWG; encoded by the coding sequence ATGCTTACCCGTCGCACGTTTTTCCAGAGTTCGATTGTCGCTGGTGGTTCGCTGGTGGCGGGTGCGCCGCTGGTGCTGCCCGCGCGGTTGTTCGGTGCCCAGGCGCCGAGTGAGCGAGTGCGGGTCGGTTTCATCGGCACAGGCAATCAGGGGATGGGGCTGCTGAAGCGGTTTCTAGCCGCCGAGCTGGGGGAAGTCGTCGCGGTCTGCGATGTCAACGAAGGGAGCTTCGGCTACAAGGAGCTGGATCATTTCTACGGCCGCCTCCCCGCGAAGCAGTTGGTTGAAGCCGATGCGAAGAAGCGGATCAAGAGTGGCGTCGTGCCAACCTGCGAGGCTTACGCCGACTTCCGCAAGCTGCTTGATCGGCAGGATATCGACGCGGTGGTGATCGTGGTGCCAGATCATTGGCATCGGATCATCAGCGTGCTGGCTCTCGAAGCGGGGAAGGACGTCTATTGCGAGAAGCCGCTGACGTTCTCGGTGGCGGACGGTCGGCCTCTGATCGACGCCGTCCGCAAGCACAAGAAGGTTTTTCAGACGGGGAGCCATGAGCGCTCGAACCCGGTGAGCCAGTTCGTGTGCGAAGCGGCCAAAAGCGGAAAGATCGGCACGCTGCAGAAGATCGTCACCAAGGTGGGGTACAACAACAAGGTGGGGCCAGGGCCGGGCTGGCAACCCATGCCCGTCCCGGCGACATTCGACTATCGCGCCTGGCTGGGGCCCGCACCGGAGGCCGCGTACCACGTTGACCGCTGCCTCTATCGCTTCCGGTTCCACTACGACTACTCGGGCGGGCAGATCACGAACTTCGGGGCCCATTGCAACGATATGGCTCACTGGGGGATGGGCCTGGATGTCGGCGGGCCGACAGAGATCGAATGCCTCGATGCCAAGTTCCTCCCCGCAGGAAGCCTCTTCAATACGGCTACCGAGACCCGCTTCCGTTGCAAGTACGCCAACGGTGTGGAACTCATCTGTGAAAGCGGCCCCGAAATGGTACAGACTCGCTTCGAAGGAACCACCGGCTGGCTGCAGACCGGCTACAAGGGGACAACCGCCTCCGATCCCGCGCTTTTGAAAGATTGCCCGCCCGCCGCCAAAGGAACCAGCGATCCGCACTCGGCTCATCTGGCGAACTTTGTGGAGTGCGTGAAGACGAGGAAGGAGCCGCGGGCACCCGTGGAGGTGGGGAACTCGTCGGCCGTCCTCTGCCACATCGCCAACGCCATGATCCGCCTCTTCCCGGAAACCGGCCCCGTGGTGGCCAAGTGGGACGCCCAGAACGAAAAATTCATCGACAACGACGACGCGAACCGGATGCTGGTACGGGAGGTGAGGAATCCGTGGGGTTAA
- a CDS encoding ATP-binding protein: protein MKVRRLPIDRMAGLAYRFQIKCQTRLLLWPAGRSTTITAIINSGIFTMQRVVLLEHNLAEASRMARLLAEQGFEVEITKTPAEAIQACQKSPPDLVVTDMPEKRTDADDMSFIKWLHQHQRQVPIVLSLSRNEEICALQALETGAVSYIRKRLLEQDLPQTLKNTYGLLQRMTGQKRIRKALVRAHFQYQLENDPTLTPAVLAGVEDELKLTSLFELADITRMIIGLHEAIDNAIFHGNLEVSSALRDVGATKSYFELAESRRHLSPYRERHVDFEMQLSREGAEFLIQDEGPGFNPQALPDPTAAANLERPSGRGLLLIRSFFDEVEYSPTGNELRLKKKATRSGGEGK, encoded by the coding sequence TTGAAGGTTCGACGTCTTCCTATCGACCGCATGGCCGGCTTGGCATATCGTTTCCAGATCAAGTGCCAGACACGCCTGCTGCTGTGGCCTGCAGGCAGATCGACCACGATCACCGCGATCATCAACTCGGGAATTTTTACTATGCAACGGGTTGTTCTTCTGGAACACAATCTGGCAGAAGCCAGCCGCATGGCCCGATTGCTGGCCGAGCAGGGCTTCGAAGTCGAGATCACGAAAACACCTGCCGAAGCGATTCAGGCCTGTCAGAAGTCACCACCTGATCTCGTGGTGACTGATATGCCCGAAAAGCGCACTGATGCCGACGATATGTCATTTATCAAATGGCTGCATCAACATCAGCGGCAGGTCCCGATTGTCCTCTCGCTTTCACGCAATGAAGAAATCTGTGCCCTGCAGGCTTTAGAGACCGGGGCTGTCAGTTACATCCGCAAGCGATTGCTCGAACAGGATCTGCCACAGACGCTCAAGAATACTTATGGCTTATTGCAGCGGATGACGGGGCAGAAGCGAATTCGCAAAGCTCTGGTGAGGGCTCACTTTCAATATCAACTGGAGAATGATCCCACGCTGACGCCAGCAGTTCTGGCTGGGGTGGAAGACGAACTCAAGCTGACGAGTCTGTTCGAACTGGCCGACATTACCCGCATGATCATCGGCCTGCATGAAGCGATTGATAATGCGATCTTTCATGGCAATCTCGAAGTGAGTTCGGCTCTGCGCGATGTCGGTGCCACGAAGAGCTATTTTGAACTGGCCGAAAGCCGCCGGCATCTATCGCCGTATCGCGAACGGCATGTCGATTTTGAGATGCAGTTATCCCGCGAAGGGGCGGAGTTTCTGATTCAAGATGAAGGGCCGGGCTTCAATCCACAGGCCCTGCCCGATCCGACAGCGGCTGCCAATTTAGAGCGTCCTTCAGGCCGGGGCTTATTGCTGATCCGCAGCTTTTTCGATGAAGTCGAATACAGCCCGACGGGAAACGAACTCCGCCTCAAGAAAAAAGCCACCCGCAGTGGGGGCGAGGGGAAGTGA
- a CDS encoding dihydrofolate reductase family protein, giving the protein MKCSVFIATSLDGYIAREDGRIDWLEEAHRSAPPGDDFGYQEFFDAVDVLILGRKTFETVRGFPEWPYGEKRVVVLSQTLHQLPAGCPPFVRLASQAPAEIVKSLERESFRRAYVDGGSTIQSFLAAGLVSDLTITTIPILLGSGQHLFGPLTEDLPLLHEKTRAFSNGFVQTKYRVVRK; this is encoded by the coding sequence ATGAAATGTTCGGTCTTCATCGCCACCAGTCTGGATGGCTACATTGCCCGGGAGGATGGCCGGATCGATTGGCTGGAAGAGGCGCACAGGTCGGCACCGCCGGGAGATGACTTTGGCTATCAGGAGTTCTTCGATGCGGTTGATGTGCTCATTCTGGGAAGGAAGACATTCGAGACAGTCCGGGGTTTCCCGGAGTGGCCTTATGGTGAAAAGCGAGTCGTGGTTCTCAGCCAGACGCTGCACCAGCTTCCTGCGGGTTGTCCACCTTTCGTCCGACTAGCTTCACAAGCACCCGCGGAGATTGTGAAGTCGCTGGAACGTGAATCATTCCGGCGGGCTTATGTGGATGGCGGTTCGACAATCCAGAGTTTCCTGGCAGCAGGTCTCGTCAGCGACCTGACGATCACCACAATTCCCATCCTCCTGGGAAGCGGCCAACACCTCTTCGGCCCGCTAACAGAGGATCTTCCCCTGCTCCATGAGAAGACACGGGCATTCTCGAATGGATTCGTGCAGACGAAGTATCGGGTCGTACGGAAATGA
- a CDS encoding glycoside hydrolase family protein translates to MIDSSKILRPDTTTMISQALRLATFSIMILQCVMVLGEESLIIESAVPGLAPSSHYVVRVRPAGTDLPWQEAYVWETVCKQVDRKTDAYFDTLAGWSHSYVNFETSIAVEVEISRVDGQPIRTAAVHPQRKASACVIVDGKAIVTLEKPCLVAVDINGQMDEQDTGKGYKGPPIHTISIFANPPLLNKPHADEAGVYCVQPGQQPPTGGDWKTLYFLPGVHDIGPGYQLHAHCQYYIPGNAIVYGTFSNQTWGAGHHIRIFGMGTLSGARLKHPEYVSPELSQAQQKQYRPIEIVGTTDTQVEGITIADSATHSLMLIHPYKKDHPNAVRWTKIFTWRANGDGINPFGNTLIEDCFIRTQDDSLYVSGLGIRRTVLWNDANGSSFVLSSLPELTDRQLIVEDCDVIYSRAKWHHWSGGRVFNMRGEGGGAAGRGVIFRNINIEDPRPTLQQFFVCMTMPEPYSRHGESRSAGDLAGVLFQNISIAAPSVLGEPQLLWGAPNARIRNLRFENLTVSGQPILDASFFKINADVDGLTFEKTTPLVP, encoded by the coding sequence ATGATTGACTCTTCAAAGATTCTCCGTCCGGACACCACAACAATGATCTCTCAGGCCCTGCGACTTGCGACGTTTTCGATCATGATCTTGCAATGCGTGATGGTCCTGGGCGAGGAATCGTTGATCATTGAATCGGCTGTGCCGGGGCTGGCACCTTCGTCGCATTATGTGGTGCGTGTGCGACCTGCCGGGACAGATCTTCCCTGGCAGGAGGCCTACGTCTGGGAAACTGTCTGCAAACAGGTGGACCGTAAGACCGATGCCTACTTCGATACGCTGGCGGGCTGGTCGCATAGCTATGTCAACTTTGAAACGAGTATCGCAGTTGAAGTTGAAATCTCGCGGGTCGATGGACAGCCCATTCGGACGGCCGCTGTTCATCCGCAGCGAAAGGCGTCTGCGTGCGTGATTGTCGATGGGAAGGCCATCGTCACTTTGGAAAAACCTTGTCTGGTGGCTGTCGATATCAATGGCCAGATGGATGAACAGGACACAGGTAAAGGCTACAAAGGCCCACCCATTCATACGATCTCGATCTTTGCGAATCCGCCATTGCTCAATAAACCGCACGCGGATGAGGCGGGCGTTTATTGTGTCCAGCCGGGGCAGCAGCCTCCGACGGGCGGAGACTGGAAGACGCTCTACTTTCTGCCCGGTGTTCATGATATCGGCCCAGGCTATCAACTCCATGCGCATTGCCAATACTATATACCGGGAAACGCGATTGTTTACGGTACGTTTTCTAATCAAACCTGGGGGGCCGGGCACCATATACGAATTTTTGGGATGGGGACTTTATCCGGAGCGAGACTCAAGCATCCTGAATACGTCTCACCAGAGCTATCTCAGGCTCAGCAGAAACAGTATCGACCGATTGAAATCGTAGGGACGACGGATACTCAGGTCGAAGGGATTACAATTGCTGATTCGGCGACACACTCTTTGATGCTGATCCATCCGTATAAGAAGGATCACCCGAATGCAGTTCGCTGGACGAAGATTTTTACGTGGCGGGCGAATGGAGATGGGATTAATCCGTTTGGAAACACTTTGATTGAAGATTGTTTTATCAGGACACAGGACGACTCACTCTATGTGAGCGGGCTGGGTATACGCCGCACTGTGCTCTGGAACGATGCCAATGGCTCGTCTTTTGTGCTGAGCAGTTTGCCGGAGTTAACAGATCGGCAATTGATCGTGGAAGATTGCGATGTCATCTATAGTCGGGCGAAATGGCATCATTGGAGTGGCGGGCGAGTCTTTAATATGCGCGGTGAAGGTGGCGGAGCTGCGGGTCGCGGTGTGATCTTTCGGAATATCAATATCGAAGATCCCCGGCCGACGTTACAGCAATTCTTCGTGTGTATGACGATGCCCGAGCCCTATTCGCGGCACGGAGAAAGCCGCTCGGCGGGTGATCTTGCGGGAGTATTGTTTCAGAACATCTCGATTGCCGCCCCCAGCGTTCTGGGTGAACCTCAACTGTTATGGGGCGCACCCAACGCCAGGATTCGGAACCTGCGATTTGAAAACCTCACCGTCTCAGGCCAACCAATCCTCGATGCTTCGTTCTTTAAGATCAACGCTGATGTCGATGGATTAACTTTTGAAAAGACCACACCACTCGTTCCTTGA
- a CDS encoding DUF1579 family protein: MDEFQALLECEGNWTGSNRIQTTPTDTIQESISRLAVTPILNRTFLRIDQEWSWEGQPQSGSFLIGYSRQSKQATVHWIDSWHNGVRVMPLVGAFENTGQGKCMLVVNGTFPVEPGLDWGWRITFQFNGAQLKIDMVCLPPEGFPELGWVWSEFQRI, encoded by the coding sequence ATGGATGAATTTCAAGCCTTGTTGGAGTGTGAAGGAAACTGGACGGGATCCAATCGAATTCAAACAACTCCCACGGACACGATTCAGGAATCGATCTCCCGGTTGGCTGTGACGCCCATTTTGAACAGAACGTTCCTGCGTATTGATCAAGAATGGAGTTGGGAAGGACAACCGCAGTCGGGATCGTTTCTCATTGGCTATTCCCGACAGTCGAAACAAGCAACCGTGCATTGGATTGACAGTTGGCATAATGGCGTACGAGTCATGCCGCTGGTGGGTGCATTCGAGAATACGGGCCAGGGGAAGTGCATGTTGGTCGTGAATGGCACATTTCCTGTTGAACCAGGTTTGGATTGGGGATGGCGGATTACATTTCAATTTAATGGCGCGCAACTCAAGATCGATATGGTCTGCCTGCCGCCAGAAGGATTTCCTGAATTGGGCTGGGTGTGGTCTGAGTTTCAACGCATTTGA
- a CDS encoding sugar phosphate isomerase/epimerase family protein, which produces MTLLHRAGHDNHFLANSLRAGKDCPAEFLIADDLTMLKRREFIATTTLAAGLSAATALSCQPAKAAIEQGRPFRYCLNTSTIRGQKLPIVEEIKLVGDAGYDGIEPWINEIDAYQQQGGSLPDLSKRIADAGLTVESAIGFAAFLVDDPAQRQKGLDEARRCMKLVKALGGSRIAAPPVGVTDRTDMNLDVLAERFAALVQVGREEGVWPQLELWGFSKTLHKLGEVAYLLAQCGDVNALALLDAYHIYKGGSEFGGLGAFAGNRMQCFHINDYPAEPPRSEIKDEHRVYPGDGICPLTEVLTILKNSGFRGAISLELFNRSYWQLPADQVVKTGLEKIKAVVAKAGL; this is translated from the coding sequence ATGACGTTACTCCATCGAGCAGGTCATGACAACCACTTCCTGGCCAACTCCCTCAGGGCAGGCAAAGATTGCCCGGCGGAATTTCTGATTGCAGACGATTTAACCATGCTCAAACGACGTGAATTCATTGCGACTACAACGCTGGCTGCCGGACTATCGGCCGCAACCGCACTCTCCTGCCAGCCTGCCAAGGCGGCCATCGAGCAGGGGCGACCGTTTCGCTATTGCCTCAATACGAGCACGATACGCGGGCAGAAGCTGCCAATCGTCGAAGAGATCAAGCTGGTTGGCGATGCAGGATACGATGGGATCGAGCCGTGGATTAACGAAATCGATGCTTACCAGCAGCAGGGTGGCTCACTCCCTGATCTTTCGAAGCGCATTGCAGATGCAGGCCTGACGGTCGAGAGTGCGATTGGGTTTGCCGCCTTTTTAGTCGACGACCCGGCTCAGCGGCAGAAGGGGCTGGATGAAGCCCGCCGGTGTATGAAACTGGTGAAGGCGTTGGGGGGATCGAGAATTGCCGCCCCTCCTGTGGGTGTGACCGATCGAACCGATATGAATCTGGATGTGCTGGCGGAGCGGTTTGCCGCCCTGGTGCAGGTGGGGCGCGAAGAGGGCGTGTGGCCACAGCTCGAACTTTGGGGCTTCTCGAAAACTTTGCATAAGCTCGGCGAAGTCGCTTATCTGCTGGCCCAGTGCGGCGACGTGAATGCATTGGCTCTCTTGGATGCGTACCACATTTACAAAGGTGGTTCTGAGTTCGGTGGCCTGGGAGCGTTTGCAGGGAACCGTATGCAGTGCTTCCACATCAATGATTATCCTGCCGAACCACCACGCTCGGAAATCAAGGATGAACACCGCGTTTATCCTGGAGATGGCATCTGCCCGCTGACAGAAGTCCTGACGATTCTCAAAAACAGCGGGTTTCGGGGTGCGATATCGCTCGAACTTTTCAATCGCAGCTATTGGCAGTTGCCAGCCGATCAGGTAGTGAAGACTGGTCTCGAGAAGATCAAGGCCGTCGTGGCCAAAGCCGGTTTGTAG